The nucleotide sequence CAAGGTCCAGGTCAAAAAATATTGACCTGATGACCAGAGTCCACAGTGTTCTCTCTACTAATCTCTGGCACTTAGAGTTGGAATAACTCATTTGGTCTTTCTTCAAAAGTAATGTATTATCCGTTTATGTAGAAGTTCCATGAAGTGCTGAGAtatgactatctatctatctatctatctatctatctatctatctatctatttttagcATTCCTATTTAGTCACTagtaactttattattattttttggttacacatgtattatgtgaaacatatttccatattgttcatttttataagagaataatcatataaaatcaaaacctcggaacaaaaacacaaacaagtgaaaaattgcattCTTTGATCTACtttcagattccaacagttcttagAAAGAAATCCCTTAATGGCCTCTCCATTGTTATTTGGGTATTCATGTTCTTGAGTGCtgtatttgtttgcttttctttaaatttatggTCTGAagtatttgaaatgaaaataatttgttcaggtctttccttttaaaaatgcattcgatgattctttttaaattaatatctacatttttattaatatctgtgatttcattcatgaTTAAATTCAGGATTTGCAGAATATGTCATTTTGGGTTGCATCTTAAACTCTTTTTATCTTCAGAATTCCGATCCTCTTGAAGTTTCTCATGGGTGCGGACTAGTCTTgtgttatttgaatttcttttttttcatacttATTACCTTTCTTGTGGTCATTTGCAGGACTTGCTGTTGGTCATTGGACCTATTAAATTTAACTACCATATGTATTCGagtttactgattttttttctggaggacATGTGTAGATTCTTTTAACTgacatttgatttgatttatacTGTTGAGAAGTTCTGATCaatattcttatattatttctttttttaatccttaccttctgtcttagaattggtacaactatcattttcaaggcagaagagtagtaagaatcaggcaattagaattaagtggcttgcccaagttcacatagctaggaagtgtatggtGGCAGATtggtacccaggacctcccatctctaggcttggcactcttatCTATTCTGCTACTTAGCTGGCCACTATTGTATTATTTCTTAGAATATGgcattcaagtttttaaaaataattttcatgttCTTTTGGATGACCTATAATCTTTAAGTTGTCTATATGTCCTGTTTTTAACACCAATATGTTTTGTTCATATGGAAatcatatttccttttaatagtattgcttttttttgcttttcttctagatttttaatttccaaatatttgcctTCCTGATTAGTTTCTTTGGTGAGACTTGTACtgtggattaatttttttaattgtccaGTTATTTCtacaataaaactataaattctgctttcactttaaaaaaatctcttttaaacAATCAAGGAACATCCTGTTGAGGTTATAAACTCTCTTGGGAATGCACACTTTTCTCTCCCTCATCagctatttgtttttcctttatcttaCAATATTTACAATCATTGATTTCTAGACTCTTTTAACTGATCTGAAGGTTCCCTTCTGTCATTAACATCTGCTTAGGCTCAAGATCTTTAACTGAGTTTTCTTCCTCCTAATatctttagtaattttttttcttatcttcctctgtgactttctttctacctccttcctatttGATGGTAGCTTCCCTGAGAGCTAGAGCTAAAAATGGTCTCAGCCACCTGCCATTTTGGGCATCAATATTTTCAGGCCTCAGTCTCTACCTGAAGATATTTCTGGGATATGTAACTTATCCCAGCCAATTACTTTGCTCTTTCTTTCAAACAGAGTTGAGTTCTACAGAGCTACATGTATGTGTTCTGCCCCAGTTCCTTCTATTccacaattcttttttatttttgcaacagAGTGTTAGCTCAATGATGACTTAGCCTAAATAAGCTTTTTGCTTTTGAACCTCTGGAAGGAGGAGATTTAGAATTGAGTTCTGTTGCACACCTGTGGTCTACTAGAGTATGGCAGGTGAATGGAGGAGAGGGTACTAAATGATATTGTTAAGGGGTAGGATTCTTTGCTATTATTTCATTGAATTAATTTGTAGAATTCTTTTTGTCCTATATTGTAAATGAGACTGAAATTGCTTTatcatttccaaattattcacaCTTTAAAAAAGTTTAGGCAGTTTTGAAAACCAGAGAATATATCTAGTCTTCCATTTTGTTGGCCATGTGACCAGATGACCATCATACCTCTTTTCTTTGGAGAAGTTGAGGAATATTGTGGAGGCAAACCTTATGTACCATCAGACATTGTCACTATGTTTGTTATAATAGCTTAACTGCATACTTTttaatccatttaaaatcatttttatcataAAGCATTTCCCCTTGGGAGACAAAGggaaagatatattaaaaaaacaaaaagaaaataaataggataCTTTAAGAAAGTAGAAGAATTAATGATTGAATGAActgatggaaaaatattgattgaatgcttcgtatgtgccaaacactgtgctaagtactggggatataaagtgaaaaatcaagaCAGAGCCTACTCTCATGGAACTTGTACTCTAATTGGAAGAGATGAAACATGAAACAAAATTTGGTTTCAGGGAAAATGAAAGAGCCTAAAAATCCCAAGGGCTTACATAGTAGCAGGGCAGATGGCAAACCTGAATATTTCCTTATCAGTAGGTCAAATCAGAATGCTAGGATCAGGATGGCATAGAAATAGGGCAGATGGTAAGCATGGAAGTTAGTGGCATGGAAAATCATTAGATCCATCTCACCAGAAGGAAGAGAATTGGTTACTCCCATCTCCCATCCAAGCTTCTGAACGGTCCTATAGCCCAGATGAATTCTAGGTGGCCTAGGTTAGGAAATAGGGTTAGGAGAAAGTTCAAAGCAAGAAAGCCCCCAGAGATGGCACATCTTCCCACATCTAGCCATCCCAGATTAGTTCTAAGTAGTCATGGGCTGggggaatgggtgaaggagaaggaaagagaagaacacCCCATTGGTGGCCATTGGTGGTAGAATATGATGGGGTTCTGGCAATGTAGATACCCCTGGCCTTCTGAACAGCACCCAGGTAGCCCagggcagagagaagggagaagggagatagTAGAAGTATCATATGGTTTTATGGATTTCTGATTTTCCCCAAGAGTTTTTTTAGGGCCATTTTTACCTCATTATTCCTCAGGCTATAGATGAGAGGGTTAAATATAGGTGTGAAGGCCACATAAAATATAGCGATTATTTTATCATACTTTGGGGAAGACAGTGATCGAGGTCTAATATAGAGTGATAGTACAGTACCATATAATACCATGACAACCAGAAGGTGGGAAGAACAAGTGGAAAAGGCTTTTCTGCGTCCCTGGGCAGATTGAATGTGCAGGACAACATAAATAATGTGGATATATGAGAAGGTGATGAATGTAACAGGACTTAAGAGGGTAAAGATACAGAGGATATTCATAACCATCTCTACATGGGAAGTATCTGTACAGGAGAGGTGTAGCAGGGCAGGCATTTCACACATGAAATGATTGATGACATTTTCCCGGCAGAATAAAAGCTGGAATGTGGCAGCTGTGTCCACTGTGGATGCTATAAAGCCACCCAGCCAGCAGCCAGCTGCCAGCCCTCCACAGACTCTCCAGTTCATGATGATGGAGTACCTTAAGGGATCCCGGATGGCTACATAGCGGTCATAGGCCATCACTGAGAGGATGTAGCACTCTGCAATGCCAAAAAAGAGGAACGTATAGAACTGTAGGGCACAACGGGAGAAAGAGATGGACTTTCTCTCTGCCAAGAAGTGTCCCAGCATCTGTGGAATCACACAGGATGTGTAAGAGACTTCTAGAATGGACAGATGGGTGAGGAAGAAATACATGGGGGTGTGAAGGCACGAATCCACTAATATCAACAAGACAATGAGCAGGTTTGCCAGCAAGATCATCAGGTAGAccatgaggaagaagaagaagaggtacACCTGGAGCTCAGGTCTGCTGGAAAGGCCAAGCAGGATAAACTCAGTGACTGAAGTGAGGTTgctgctttccatcttagatacGGGTCTACAAAGAAAATGTGGAAGGATTAGATCACTTTTGTGTAGGACAACTCGGTTACAGAGAACTTTACATTCATCACACAATATGAGCCTCGATTTAACCACATAGGAGGCAGCTaggaaaatattattatcttAACCCTATATATGAAGAAACAGGCTCAGGAAGTTTGTGATTTATGGACAGCAGCAGAGCTAACAAGTGGCAGACTTTTGGCCTCTCTCCTCAAGTCCTGTCTCCTAAACGTATGTGTTCTCCACATTCTTAGTAGATGAATTAGACCCTTACTTTACTGAAATCAGGGTTGATAGTTGAAGTTTGGGGtgttggggaggaaagagaaaggaaaggaatttcaGCAACCTAGTCTTTTTCCTAATACTCCTCTCTCTAAATCCAAATAGCCTTGATACAAAAGTCTTTACCCTATGCTTGTGGAAGCTCCTTCTGTGAATAAACTCTCCTCTTCCCCAAAGCTATTTATGGCCACAAAAGATGGCCATGCTCAAATGGATTATGCCATAGGAAAATAGGAATAGCACTACATTGACCTGGACAGAACTTATTAGAAATCAAATGCATTGAATGGACTGATAGTTCCAAGTGATTTGTGGTTAGGAGTGAAGATATGTCAGCAATGCTGTTAAGAGCAGAACACTGGCATATTTTTCCCATTAATCAGTAGGAAAATGTAAGGATTGCCCTTGTAGCCTATTGATTTGAAACCAAAAATATGGATCAGTACATTCTGAGACCATATGGGGCACTTTGGGAATATCAGCATGAACCAATGTTTAATCATCAATCAATGTTTTTTGTGCAAAGATTAATGTCTAAAGATATTTATAAATTGGCAAAAAGAATTACTGCAggagaatgaggaaaaagaaataacaggAAAACTCTATAATATTCTAGTAATAATCTCTTcagattattaaaaaataatatgtaaaatacacATTGGTGTAAAACTACATTTTCTATAGAGAGGAAAATGTCATTTATGTTACATGTCCTCATTATCCCACCAAGGAACTAGTGAAAGCAGCGTAAAAAGTGTTTAGTCAAAATAGAACAcgtgaattaaaatccagcctctgacaccaATTATCTGAGTGGCACTAGGCtagccacttaacctctatttgtcccagtttcctcatctgtaaaatggagataataatagcacttactttccCTGGCTGTTGTGAAGATGGATAggatttgtaaagtacttagcacaatgcctggcatatagtaggcactaaataaatacttattccctgcCATACTCTTTCCCATCACAAGAAAATTCACCTCCTAGTTactattttgtttctaaaatcTTTCATATTCTTGAGCTGCCTGACCTGTACTCCCAGCCCCACACTGAGTGTTTCTAGTCAGaagattccatttatttatttctccaacGAAAGAGACAAGATCACATTTGGTTGTTTGGTTCTTGGTCAATAACTGATATGGAAATGGGAGACAATCAATCCTACATACTAAAGCAGAAAAGACATTTCAACAACATGGAGGTCAATGACTTGGAAAGCAAAGAATTAAATATGACAATTCTATCTCCCATAGGACTAATTGTATTTCTCTTATGTGTAAAAATCAGGTTTTCATAGTAATGGACTTTGAATACCTCATATCAGTCCTACTTCATTAGAACACACAGTGTTAGCTCTAATACTCCCTTGCACCTTTTATGTTACTGTGAATGCATTTCTGTTAAGAACTATGAGCCTCTAAATGTCAAAAGCGATGAATTTTCATGTGCTATTCAAATGGAGACTCATAAAAATTTACatttggaaagaaccttagagagaATTAAATCCA is from Gracilinanus agilis isolate LMUSP501 chromosome 2, AgileGrace, whole genome shotgun sequence and encodes:
- the LOC123233301 gene encoding olfactory receptor 2F1-like, with protein sequence MESSNLTSVTEFILLGLSSRPELQVYLFFFFLMVYLMILLANLLIVLLILVDSCLHTPMYFFLTHLSILEVSYTSCVIPQMLGHFLAERKSISFSRCALQFYTFLFFGIAECYILSVMAYDRYVAIRDPLRYSIIMNWRVCGGLAAGCWLGGFIASTVDTAATFQLLFCRENVINHFMCEMPALLHLSCTDTSHVEMVMNILCIFTLLSPVTFITFSYIHIIYVVLHIQSAQGRRKAFSTCSSHLLVVMVLYGTVLSLYIRPRSLSSPKYDKIIAIFYVAFTPIFNPLIYSLRNNEVKMALKKLLGKIRNP